The Tolypothrix sp. NIES-4075 genome segment TACTACCCAAACGGCTGTCCCCACCGCTGCCAGCATTCTTTATTAAACGGCGACTTCCATTTTTGAATCAGCGCTTGCTCTAACTGCTGCCTTGGTCTAGTCTGCACCGGCGTATCCCACCAAAAGGCGATATTAACCGCTGTCTTCAGCCCATACTGACAATGCAAGCTTTGGTAACTATCGATGTAATTTTTACAATCGTGTATACCTTTCCAGCGCTTGTTACTGCGGCAAGTTTCCCCCACATACAAAATTAAGCCAGCCGCAGAGTCAACAACAAAGTACAAACACGCTTCCCCTGGACAAGAAGCTGGCATTCGGTAAAAGGACATTGATTGCAGTTGCAGTGCCAGGGGGTCAATTTGGTCGGGGTCGCAGTGCGCCGGGGCGATGTCGAATAATGCTGTCTGTTGTGGCGGCGTACTTTCTCTCACTCGCTGCTGATGGGTGAATATCCGGGATTTCCACTGCATCAAAGCGTTAGCACCCATGCTGAGAGTCTCTGGTCTATTGGCACGGTTGGCATCAATTGGGCTATTTGCAAATAAATCGAGTTGTTGGGGTTCCAATATAGCAATTACTCAAATAAGGACAATTGAATTGTTTCGCATTCGTTAACATTATCAAGATTTGATAGTGAAATGCCCAATAGCCGAATACTGCGATCATTTAATTCAACTCCTTCAAATAGTTCAAAAGCTACATAAGCGATCGCGCTCAATTCTCTAATCGGAGTCAGCACAGTTTTGCTGCGCGTAATTTGTTGATAATCTGAAAACTTAACTTTAAGCGTTAAAGTGCGTCCTCCGGTTTGGTGTTGGTCAATGCGTTGCTTCACAGTTTGGGCAATTTTTTCGAGTTCCAATAGCATTTGGGTGCGATCGCTTAAATCTTTGGCAAACGATGTTTCAGCACCAATCGATTTACGGATGCGATTTGGTTCTACTGCACGGTCGTCTTGTCCCCTCGCTATTTTGTAATAGTAATGCCCAGCTTTACCGAAATGTTGGATTAATTCAGCAAGCTTAAGCTCTTTCAAATCTGTACCAGTACGAATGCCCAACGAGTGCATTTTGGTAGCAGTCACCTCTCCAATGCCATGAAACTTTTCGATGGGTAGTTGTTCTACAAAAGTTTCAGCATCTTCTGGCAGAATTACCGTCATACCATTGGGTTTATTTTTACCAGATGCCATTTTTGCTAGAAACTTATTAACAGACACACCAGCAGAAGCAGTTAATTTGGTTTCCGACAAAATAGCAGTTCTAATGTGTCTGGCAACAGTGCTTGCATAAGGCAATCCTGCTTTATTCTCGGTAACATCCAGATAAGCTTCATCGAGTGCAACTGGCTCAACTAAATCTGTATAACGCTCAAAGATGGCATGGATCTGCGCTGAAACTTCACGGTAGACCTCGAAGCGGGGACGGGTAAATATAAGGTGAGGACATTTAGCGATCGCAATTCGTGAAGGCATGGCTGAGTGGATGCCAAATTTTCTTGCTTCGTAACTCGCGGCTGCTACCACACCTCGTTGGTTAGGAGTTGCACCTACCACTAACGGTTTGCCTCGTAACGAAGGATTATCCCGTTGCTCTACCGATGCGTAAAAAGCATCCATGTCGATGTGGATGATTTTTCTTACTTGGTTCACCTTGATTAATTGTTACTCGATAATATTCCCGTCCTCACCCTGCTTTACTTCGACCACTCGGCAGTATTACTTTAACTAAGTGTCGAGCTTTTTTGGAATAGTTGACTTAACTGATTCGCGATCGTGTAATTTATTAAACCAATCTTTTAAATAAGGATACTGAATTCGCCAATCTTCATCTAAGCGAAAGCTGTAATAACCGAGGGAACATAAAGCTGCCACATCTGCTGCTGTCCATGTTTCACCGCCTAACAGATAATCAGATTGTCGCAGTTGTCCATCGAAAATTGGTAAAAGACGATTAATTAATGTTTCTAATTTTGTCCGAGAAGAAACGGAGGCTAAATCGTTTGTGAAATTCAGTATCCACAGACGGATAATATTATCACCTAAAGTATCTGCTAGTTGTTCCCATTTGCGGC includes the following:
- the dinB gene encoding DNA polymerase IV, which gives rise to MNQVRKIIHIDMDAFYASVEQRDNPSLRGKPLVVGATPNQRGVVAAASYEARKFGIHSAMPSRIAIAKCPHLIFTRPRFEVYREVSAQIHAIFERYTDLVEPVALDEAYLDVTENKAGLPYASTVARHIRTAILSETKLTASAGVSVNKFLAKMASGKNKPNGMTVILPEDAETFVEQLPIEKFHGIGEVTATKMHSLGIRTGTDLKELKLAELIQHFGKAGHYYYKIARGQDDRAVEPNRIRKSIGAETSFAKDLSDRTQMLLELEKIAQTVKQRIDQHQTGGRTLTLKVKFSDYQQITRSKTVLTPIRELSAIAYVAFELFEGVELNDRSIRLLGISLSNLDNVNECETIQLSLFE
- a CDS encoding glutathione S-transferase family protein — translated: MNRILYYHQQSNFSRKIRILLAEKNLDCELFEINLANKPPEFLEISPIGQVPVFVDEDGTVIWDSTLIAEYLDETYPQPSFYPSAPHTRLECRKWEQLADTLGDNIIRLWILNFTNDLASVSSRTKLETLINRLLPIFDGQLRQSDYLLGGETWTAADVAALCSLGYYSFRLDEDWRIQYPYLKDWFNKLHDRESVKSTIPKKLDT